In a single window of the Spodoptera frugiperda isolate SF20-4 chromosome 19, AGI-APGP_CSIRO_Sfru_2.0, whole genome shotgun sequence genome:
- the LOC118281246 gene encoding uncharacterized protein LOC118281246, translated as MNILLGLCLLSACVAPLACRSVDNHEPPSEDLEPFVSHHHHDGNIAELLIPLLERSLAQSEARSAEHRRKPGKKVIQVLPYRGSEEHKRKGWRKLNSHKKQVVEITPLHGKDRAKPLAYILSAAKSSHDERAGPHDVSSSNSDGERDKSTSEEQQSTEESKDVNDKTADVSESHSASSSAKSSEEDKESKDVSDKSSDVTAEDSDRSAEKVKDDRKFVLIEDSNEGGKTKLSKKHKKSHHHLSKDVTTEKNSDSDVTLEVKEATIESGETTEEFVTEEKTDSSEALYDSSNRYVTIENVDVTHEVTSEDVTVTSEDVTSEGRAVTSEDTNVTQEDKTVTQENVTTELKDVTKEEQSVTQEATSSSEVTVENHDVTAEENTTTDLKVTTEDLVTSENVVTLENLDVTHETQVTNEDISVETATDVKLHSPKDENTYKTVYNEYDDSKDVTEETDLQNSFIDNNIVISRTDQETESVENNFGKIFNDRARDIIELIQSSVEASTVGHRNCVEPPEKHHDHKSYRLSFLFNK; from the exons ATGAACATACTATtag GACTGTGTCTCCTGAGCGCGTGTGTGGCGCCACTGGCATGTCGCTCCGTGGACAACCACGAGCCACCTTCCGAAGACTTGGAACCCTTCGTATCCCATCACCATCACGATGGCAACATAGCTGAACTGCTGATACCACTTCTAGAACGCAGCCTAGCTCAAAGCGAGGCTAGATCCGCTGAACATAGGCGCAAACCAGGTAAAAAGGTGATCCAAGTTCTTCCATACAGAGGCTCAGAGGAACATAAGAGGAAAGGGTGGAGGAAACTCAATTCTCATAAGAAGCAGGTTGTGGAAATCACTCCCTTGCATGGTAAGGATAGAGCTAAGCCTTTAGCTTACATCCTTTCTGCCGCGAAATCCAGTCATGATGAACGAGCAGGTCCTCACGATGTCAGTTCTAGCAACTCTGATGGTGAACGCGATAAGTCTACCAGTGAAGAACAGCAATCCACTGAAGAGTCAAAAGATGTGAATGATAAAACGGCTGATGTCTCTGAATCACACAGCGCTTCCAGCAGCGCTAAATCTAGCGAAGAGGATAAAGAATCTAAGGATGTAAGCGATAAATCTAGCGATGTGACTGCTGAAGATAGCGATAGAAGCGCTGAAAAGGTAAAGGATGAtagaaagtttgttttaattgaagaTAGCAATGAAGGTGGTAAAACTAAGCTTAGTAAGAAACATAAGAAGTCCCATCACCATCTCAGTAAAGATGTGACTACAGAAAAGAATTCAGATAGCGATGTCACATTAGAAGTAAAAGAAGCAACAATAGAATCAGGAGAAACTACAGAAGAATTCGTTACAGAAGAGAAAACAGACTCATCAGAAGCTCTATATGATAGTTCAAACCGATACGTTACGATAGAAAACGTTGACGTTACACACGAAGTTACCAGTGAAGATGTTACAGTAACATCTGAAGATGTAACGTCAGAAGGGAGAGCTGTGACGTCAGAAGACACCAATGTCACACAAGAAGATAAAACCGTTACACAAGAAAACGTTACAACTGAACTGAAAGACGTCACGAAAGAAGAACAATCAGTAACTCAAGAAGCAACATCATCTTCCGAAGTTACAGTAGAAAATCACGACGTTACAGCTGAAGAAAATACAACAACAGACCTAAAAGTCACCACAGAAGATCTCGTTACATCAGAAAATGTAGTTACACTGGAAAATTTAGACGTTACACATGAAACACAAGTTACTAATGAAGATATTTCTGTAGAAACAGCAACAGATGTGAAATTACATTCACCTAAAGATGAAAACACATATAAAACTGTTTATAATGAATATGACGATTCAAAAGACGTTACTGAAGAGACAGACTTACAAAACAGCttcattgataataatattgtgataaGTAGAACGGATCAGGAAACTGAGTcagttgaaaataattttggaaAGATATTCAATGATAGAGCGAGAGATATAATTGAATTGATACAGTCTTCTGTCGAAGCGAGTACAGTTGGGCATCGGAACTGCGTGGAACCGCCTGAAAAACATCACGATCACAAATCGTATAGACTATCGTTCTTATTCAACAAATAA